The following proteins are co-located in the Pomacea canaliculata isolate SZHN2017 linkage group LG8, ASM307304v1, whole genome shotgun sequence genome:
- the LOC112571093 gene encoding uncharacterized protein LOC112571093: MSRASAKVENDPWLPLPESSAAITAPPVDPLRQLIDSERYIESLEKKLIRIKGKCYKAPSSADIINSLALFRDDQMRRFMAKESDVSLSSTITPQDTSSSYIQRRLHPERQAINVDELFELLKDDELARLKDEQNADKEVLQDGDTHDMQ, encoded by the exons ATGTCGCGAGCTTCGGCAAAAGTGGAAAACGATCCTTGGTTACCTCTTCCAGAGTCTTCTGCAGCAATCACAGCACCGCCAGTTGATCCCTTACGCCAGCTTATTGATTCTGAACGCTACATCGAGTCATTAG AGAAAAAACTCATTCGTATCAAGGGAAAATGTTATAAAGCTCCTTCATCAGCAGACATAATCAACTCTCTAGCACTTTTTCGTGATGATCAGATGAGGAGATTTATGGCCAAAGAGTCGGATGTGTCACTTTCATCTACAATAACTCCTCAAGACACATCATCATCTTACATTCAGCGCCGGCTTCATCCAGAGCGACAGGCAATAAATGTTGATGAGCTTTTTGAATTATTGAAAGATGATGAACTTGCAAGGCTTAAAGATGAACAAAATGCAGACAAGGAAGTGCTTCAAGATGGAGATACTCATGACATGCAATAG